The following coding sequences are from one Rubinisphaera margarita window:
- a CDS encoding glycoside hydrolase family 15 protein, whose amino-acid sequence MPTAQASAIQPFLKESYSPEDLQKLEAILMQAGTLEFPQLSNHLFPAALALQEDTEYTGYSNCWVRDNVLVSYGLYAGGQVDKAVNCLKTLANYFIQYRHRFDRIIDGTSDPNDPMQRPHIRFGGEGLAELDQQWAHAQNDALGYFLWVFCRLIRVHDLEPTSEQMELLGLFVRTLHAIQFWEDEDSGHWEEVRKIAASSIGTATAGLLEFSQLYDERPELFPEDMKSCERVDVLEDAITRGRHALNAILPYECIQNDPQKNRKYDAALLFLIEPLQIVKGEMADTILNNVKTHLQGEFGIRRYLGDSYWCADYKEKLSPEKRTDDFSDNQAERDALLIPGQEAQWCIFDPIISVIYGRRYAESGNEADLKEQMKYFQRALSQLTPEDSRYGALKCPESYYMEHGKYVPNDITPLLWTQANLLQSVAWMKHSIGVE is encoded by the coding sequence ATGCCGACCGCTCAAGCCTCTGCCATTCAACCGTTTCTCAAAGAGTCCTACTCCCCGGAAGACCTGCAGAAACTCGAGGCGATCCTCATGCAGGCGGGCACGCTGGAATTCCCCCAGTTGAGCAATCACCTCTTCCCGGCTGCTCTGGCTCTGCAGGAAGACACCGAGTACACAGGCTACTCCAACTGCTGGGTCCGCGACAACGTCCTCGTTTCGTACGGACTCTACGCTGGTGGACAGGTCGACAAAGCCGTCAACTGCCTGAAAACACTGGCCAACTACTTCATTCAGTATCGGCACCGGTTCGACAGGATCATCGACGGAACCAGCGATCCGAACGACCCGATGCAGCGGCCACACATTCGCTTCGGCGGCGAAGGACTGGCCGAACTCGATCAGCAGTGGGCTCACGCACAAAACGACGCCCTCGGCTACTTTCTCTGGGTCTTCTGCCGGCTGATTCGCGTTCACGATCTGGAACCGACCAGCGAACAGATGGAACTTCTCGGCCTGTTCGTGCGCACGCTGCATGCCATCCAGTTCTGGGAAGACGAAGACAGCGGACACTGGGAAGAAGTCCGCAAGATCGCCGCCTCGAGCATCGGCACCGCCACGGCTGGTCTGCTGGAGTTCAGCCAGCTGTACGACGAACGCCCCGAGCTCTTCCCGGAAGACATGAAATCCTGCGAACGGGTCGACGTGCTGGAAGACGCCATCACCCGCGGCCGGCACGCCCTGAATGCGATCCTGCCATATGAGTGCATCCAGAACGATCCGCAGAAGAACCGGAAGTACGACGCCGCCCTGCTCTTCCTGATTGAGCCCCTGCAAATCGTGAAGGGCGAAATGGCCGACACGATTCTGAACAACGTAAAAACCCACCTGCAGGGCGAGTTCGGCATCCGCCGGTATCTGGGCGATTCCTACTGGTGTGCCGACTACAAGGAAAAGCTCTCTCCCGAAAAGCGGACCGACGATTTCAGCGATAACCAGGCCGAACGAGATGCCCTGCTGATCCCCGGCCAGGAAGCCCAGTGGTGCATCTTCGATCCGATCATCTCGGTCATCTACGGCCGCCGCTACGCCGAGTCAGGCAACGAAGCCGACCTCAAGGAGCAGATGAAATACTTCCAGCGGGCCCTGTCACAACTCACCCCGGAAGACAGCCGCTACGGAGCCCTGAAGTGCCCCGAGTCGTACTACATGGAGCACGGCAAGTACGTCCCGAACGACATCACCCCACTCCTGTGGACTCAAGCCAACCTGCTGCAATCCGTCGCCTGGATGAAACACTCCATCGGAGTCGAGTAA
- a CDS encoding Bax inhibitor-1/YccA family protein yields MSYANEFEMEQSSPFAIDAVREDRAAFLRRTYAHLAGAIAVFAGLLYIFVNTPAIHDPLLNMMVGGQWLIVLGLFIGVSWLAEWWATRSTSLTTQYAGLMLYTVAQAVIFVPLISYVVLLLEQPEILAQAGFLTLVVFGGLTAFVMFTGADFSFLRGFLFLASMLALGAIVIAVLFGGITLGFWFSVAMVGLSAGYILYDTSNVLHHYRTDQHVGAALALFASVALMFWYMIRVVIALQGDD; encoded by the coding sequence ATGAGCTACGCGAATGAGTTCGAAATGGAGCAGTCCAGTCCGTTCGCGATCGATGCCGTTCGCGAGGACCGGGCCGCTTTTCTCCGCCGGACCTACGCTCACTTGGCCGGCGCGATCGCTGTCTTTGCCGGTCTGCTGTACATCTTCGTCAACACCCCCGCAATCCACGACCCGCTGTTGAACATGATGGTCGGCGGTCAGTGGCTGATCGTTCTCGGCCTGTTCATCGGCGTCAGCTGGCTGGCCGAATGGTGGGCCACCCGCAGCACCTCGCTGACGACCCAGTACGCGGGCCTGATGCTCTACACCGTGGCGCAAGCCGTCATTTTCGTGCCGCTCATCTCTTATGTTGTTCTGCTGCTCGAACAGCCGGAAATTTTGGCTCAGGCCGGATTTCTGACGCTGGTTGTCTTCGGCGGCCTGACGGCATTCGTGATGTTCACCGGAGCCGACTTCTCGTTCCTGCGGGGCTTCCTGTTCCTGGCCAGCATGCTGGCTCTGGGAGCCATTGTGATTGCCGTCCTGTTCGGCGGAATCACGCTCGGCTTCTGGTTCAGCGTCGCCATGGTGGGCCTGAGTGCCGGCTACATTCTGTACGACACGTCGAACGTGCTGCATCATTACCGGACCGATCAGCACGTCGGTGCCGCCCTGGCTCTGTTCGCTTCGGTCGCCCTGATGTTCTGGTACATGATCCGCGTCGTGATCGCTCTGCAGGGTGACGACTGA
- a CDS encoding phospho-sugar mutase — translation MRKLTSPPAELSPAPVIRSKSGSRFGTVAETFPAHASRSSTPQEKLIEMNASRTDKCLESVKKAAANHELTEGARENVERWLTQPQYAEYVPGICDLIESGDFGKVDALFWEVIAFGTGGRRGPMSDFGSATMNPRTIAESAHGLATYLKKSGIPQTGNAVVACDTRNRSPEFAKITASVLAAHGLKVYYFTEPRSTPELSFSVRHLNCDVGAMISASHNPPADNGFKAYWNTGGQVLPPHDKGIVDCVYDAGEIPMVDFDEAVKSERIVPIGSEIDNAYHDAVLAMSLSDQRELNAIYTPLHGVGETACYDILTKAGFKGVHILECQREQNGNFPNVDEHMPNPERTEVFRESIEKANELGSTVILASDPDADRLGVCVKNKQGDWTHLTGNQIGSLLVDYICRQRAKNGTLSSDHFVVETMVTTPLIGAIAESHGLKVIDNLLVGFKYIGEAMDAGGPDKFVFGAEESLGFLAGTYARDKDAGIASLYLCEAAAELQQDGKSLLDRLDELYAELGFFLEGQKSQVCTGSSGKAQIDALMQAFRTSPPTELGGIQLATVKDYGQHEVRNLPGNQKSEELPQPSGNLLFFTSAPGERSVRIAVRPSGTEPKIKFYMFVSSQVGDKSLDEVKEATKDVYAAVQNDLMHWIEVQLATLVGQR, via the coding sequence GTGAGGAAACTGACTTCGCCGCCGGCCGAACTTTCGCCGGCTCCGGTCATTCGGTCGAAGTCAGGGAGCCGCTTTGGTACAGTGGCGGAAACGTTTCCGGCTCACGCTTCCCGTTCTTCCACGCCGCAGGAAAAGCTGATCGAGATGAATGCTTCCCGCACTGACAAATGCCTCGAATCCGTCAAGAAGGCGGCTGCCAATCATGAACTCACCGAAGGCGCCCGCGAGAACGTGGAACGCTGGCTGACCCAGCCGCAGTACGCCGAGTACGTTCCGGGCATCTGCGATCTGATCGAGTCGGGCGACTTCGGCAAGGTCGACGCCCTGTTCTGGGAAGTGATCGCGTTCGGCACCGGCGGCCGCCGCGGACCAATGTCCGATTTCGGCTCCGCGACCATGAATCCCCGCACGATTGCCGAATCGGCTCACGGGCTGGCGACCTATCTGAAGAAGTCGGGCATCCCCCAAACCGGCAACGCTGTCGTCGCCTGTGATACGCGAAACCGGTCTCCCGAATTCGCCAAGATCACCGCCAGTGTTCTGGCGGCTCACGGGCTCAAGGTTTACTACTTCACCGAACCTCGTTCGACGCCGGAACTGTCCTTCTCAGTGCGGCATCTGAACTGCGATGTCGGAGCGATGATCTCGGCTTCTCACAATCCGCCGGCTGACAACGGATTCAAAGCTTACTGGAACACCGGCGGACAGGTTCTGCCGCCACACGACAAGGGAATTGTCGACTGCGTGTACGACGCCGGCGAAATCCCGATGGTCGACTTCGACGAAGCCGTCAAGAGCGAGCGAATCGTCCCCATCGGTTCCGAGATCGACAACGCCTATCACGACGCCGTGCTCGCCATGTCGCTGAGCGATCAACGCGAGTTGAACGCCATTTACACCCCGCTGCACGGGGTCGGCGAAACGGCCTGCTACGACATTCTGACCAAAGCCGGCTTCAAAGGCGTGCATATCCTCGAATGCCAGCGGGAACAGAACGGCAACTTCCCCAACGTCGATGAGCACATGCCGAACCCGGAGCGGACCGAAGTCTTCCGCGAATCGATCGAAAAGGCCAACGAGCTCGGCTCCACCGTCATTCTCGCTTCTGATCCCGATGCCGACCGGCTGGGCGTCTGCGTGAAGAACAAACAGGGCGACTGGACTCACCTCACCGGCAACCAGATCGGCTCCCTGCTCGTCGATTACATCTGCCGCCAGCGGGCGAAGAATGGCACGCTCTCTTCCGATCACTTTGTGGTCGAGACGATGGTCACAACTCCGCTGATCGGTGCAATCGCCGAGAGTCACGGCCTCAAGGTCATCGACAATCTGCTTGTCGGCTTCAAATACATTGGCGAAGCGATGGACGCCGGTGGACCGGACAAGTTCGTGTTCGGAGCCGAAGAGTCGCTCGGCTTCCTCGCCGGAACCTACGCCCGCGACAAAGACGCCGGGATCGCGTCGCTGTACCTCTGCGAAGCTGCCGCTGAACTTCAGCAGGATGGCAAGAGTCTGCTCGACCGGCTCGATGAACTCTACGCCGAACTCGGCTTCTTCCTCGAAGGGCAGAAGTCGCAGGTCTGCACCGGCTCCAGCGGGAAAGCTCAGATCGATGCTTTGATGCAGGCCTTCCGCACCAGCCCGCCGACCGAACTGGGCGGCATTCAACTGGCAACAGTGAAGGACTACGGACAGCACGAAGTCCGCAATCTGCCGGGCAATCAGAAGAGCGAAGAGCTGCCCCAGCCGAGCGGAAATCTGCTGTTCTTCACCTCTGCTCCGGGTGAGCGTTCGGTCCGCATTGCGGTTCGTCCGTCCGGCACCGAGCCGAAGATCAAGTTCTACATGTTCGTGAGCAGCCAGGTGGGCGATAAGTCACTTGATGAGGTCAAGGAAGCGACCAAAGACGTTTACGCAGCCGTGCAGAACGACCTGATGCATTGGATCGAAGTCCAGCTGGCGACCCTTGTCGGTCAGAGGTAA